In a genomic window of Sulfurimonas denitrificans DSM 1251:
- a CDS encoding pseudouridine synthase: MQNSLKRVDAHLSSLGYCTRSEAKRFLTTNNVSVYNERIFDVTKKVHHSEIRVNGELLDAERLVILMNKPHGVVCSHSDSGVLIYSLLPPRWQRRNPKVSTIGRLDIDTTGAILLSDDGALNHKLTSPKSEVTKIYEVTLAQALRGDEAEIFASGELLLNGEKKPLLPAKMEVIGPIHVRVEICEGRYHQVKRMFASVGNRVTALHRASFGDFSVEDLKPSEFREISL, from the coding sequence ATGCAAAATAGCCTAAAAAGAGTCGATGCACATCTCTCAAGTCTTGGATACTGCACAAGAAGTGAAGCAAAGAGATTTTTAACAACAAATAATGTTTCTGTTTATAATGAGAGAATTTTTGATGTAACCAAAAAAGTTCACCACTCAGAGATAAGAGTAAATGGCGAGCTCTTAGATGCAGAGCGGTTAGTTATTCTTATGAACAAACCTCATGGTGTTGTCTGCTCACATAGCGATTCTGGCGTGCTTATATACTCACTTCTTCCACCAAGATGGCAAAGAAGAAATCCAAAAGTATCAACAATTGGCAGACTCGACATAGATACAACAGGTGCAATTTTACTTAGTGATGATGGTGCTTTAAATCATAAGCTAACAAGCCCTAAGAGTGAAGTTACAAAAATATATGAGGTAACGCTCGCACAAGCTTTAAGAGGAGATGAGGCAGAGATTTTTGCAAGCGGAGAGCTTCTCTTAAATGGCGAGAAAAAACCTCTACTACCAGCCAAAATGGAGGTGATTGGACCCATACATGTAAGAGTGGAAATTTGTGAGGGGAGATATCATCAAGTAAAGAGAATGTTTGCTTCTGTTGGAAATAGAGTTACAGCACTACATAGAGCTAGTTTTGGAGATTTTAGTGTAGAGGATTTAAAACCCTCAGAGTTTAGAGAAATCTCTCTTTAA